The Toxorhynchites rutilus septentrionalis strain SRP chromosome 3, ASM2978413v1, whole genome shotgun sequence genome includes a region encoding these proteins:
- the LOC129779266 gene encoding uncharacterized protein LOC129779266: protein MYRKMLRNILIAWLTALTQIHSDPILNIVDLGNNPIVLIKQINCKIQTGTINIIHPINLDQIEESAELVTAKFYAQLTLTNPLHEVIKFRIKKLYSSLYALKPQKAHRQKRWDTIGTAWKWIAGSPDAQDLRIINSSMNDLTNQNNQQYQINENINNRITQLTQAINQIASSINNSTKELDILQAVTTMLNVDIVNELLDNIQEAIALTRISVINNKILTTREINVIKSALQDQGVEINFPDEALQFVTPKIAVNNGDLLCILHVPELENSTSTITRIFPLIVNDQVIKTYPSHVIRHGPKLFKTSKPEDFVQRSSYIDEIEDDCIKPIILGKESRCISIFKNDTIQQLINENTILISNARNQTLKSNCGPDDRTITGNFIIKFANCTVKFNGHKFQNSEIIGETEVLYGALYNTLIHWTLQKEHDITEIRDTAIINRQKLDHIHLRQNSLRFSLWTTFGGISLSIVICFIAVILCIKNINICPVLKLGRSKLNIDPRRLELKEGEVNIPLETTLNRQLDRLQQHQRQLAETIISLEPEHQQTARSSSHQ, encoded by the coding sequence atgtataggaaaatgtTACGGAATATACTGATAGCATGGCTGACAGCTCTCACCCAAATACACAGTGATCCAATTTTAAATATCGTGGATCTTGGAAATAACCCAATAGTgttaatcaaacaaattaatTGCAAAATACAGACTGGAACAATAAACATTATACATCCAATCAACTTAGATCAAATTGAGGAAAGCGCAGAACTTGTAACAGCAAAATTTTATGCTCAACTAACATTAACTAACCCATTGCACGAAGTTATAAAATTCCGAATCAAAAAGCTGTACTCGTCCCTCTACGCATTAAAACCACAAAAAGCGCACCGACAAAAGAGATGGGATACAATAGGCACCGCGTGGAAATGGATCGCCGGTTCACCTGATGCACAGGACCTGAGAATAATCAATTCATCCATGAATGACCTCACCAATCAGAATAATCAACAATATCAAAtcaacgaaaatatcaacaaccgAATTACCCAACTGACACAGGCGATTAATCAAATAGctagttcaataaataacagTACGAAAGAATTGGATATTTTACAAGCAGTTACCACGATGTTGAACGTTGATATTGTCAATGAACTTTTAGATAACATTCAAGAAGCAATCGCACTCACCAGAATTTCTGTCATCAATAACAAAATTCTAACAACACGTGAAATAAATGTGATCAAATCTGCTCTTCAGGACCAAGGAGTAGAAATCAACTTTCCGGACGAAGCGCTACAATTTGTCACACCCAAAATTGCCGTCAATAATGGAGACTTACTGTGCATTCTGCACGTTCCCGAATTGGAAAACTCTACATCTACAATTACAAGAATTTTTCCGCTCATCGTAAACGATCAAGTTATCAAAACCTACCCAAGCCACGTAATACGACATGGGCCGAAACTCTTCAAAACCAGTAAACCTGAAGATTTTGTACAAAGATCATCCTACATTGACGAAATCGAAGATGACTGTATCAAACCAATCATACTCGGAAAGGAGTCTCGCTGCATCTCAATTTTCAAGAATGACACAATACAGCAGttgatcaacgaaaacactATATTAATCTCAAACGCCCGAAACCAGACACTCAAATCCAACTGTGGACCCGATGATAGAACTATCACCGGAAATTTCATAATCAAATTCGCAAATTGTACAGTCAAGTTCAACGGTCATAAGTTTCAAAATTCAGAAATAATCGGTGAAACCGAAGTTCTGTACGGAGCACTTTATAACACTCTAATTCACTGGACATTACAAAAAGAGCATGACATTACAGAAATACGCGACACAGCGATTATCAACAGACAGAAATTAGATCACATTCATTTACGACAGAATAGTCTTCGTTTCAGTCTATGGACAACATTCGGAGGAATTTCTTTGTCAATAGTGATTTGCTTCATAGCCGTAATTCTTTGTATAAAGAATATTAACATTTGCCCAGTATTAAAACTTGGAAGATCAAAATTAAACATCGATCCGAGACGGCTCGAACTAAAGGAGGGAGAAGTTAACATTCCTCTTGAGACCACCTTGAATCGCCAACTCGACCGATTGCAGCAACATCAGCGGCAATTGGCGGAAACAATCATTTCATTGGAACCAGAACATCAACAAACAGCGCGATCATCATCCCACCAGTAA